Part of the Halogeometricum sp. S3BR5-2 genome, TGAACCTCAACGCCGTCCGGACGTGGCCGAGTTACGAGTTCTGGAAGCGGGAGCCGGCGGCGCACGAACGCCGCATCGACCACTTCCTCCGCGCGGCGTCCGAGCGGGGCATCTCGGTGCTGTTCAGCCTCTTCGAGGGGAACGGCGTCTGGCCGACCGAGGAGAACCTCACCGACGACAACCCGTTCACCGGCGTCGGCGTCCGGTCGCCGGGGAACGCCCTCCTCGCCGACCGGTCGCGGTGGGGCGAGGCCGAGCGGTTCGTCGAGTGGTTCGCAGAGCGGTACGGCGACGACGACCGACTGCTCGCCGTCGAGGCGATGAACGAACCGCACTGGGACTCGCGGACGAAGCCGTTCGCGCGGTCGATGTTCGAGACGCTCGCCCGGAATCGGGGATCCGTCCCGCTCACCGTCGGGTCGACGAGCATGGTGAACAACGCGACGTACCTCGACTGGGGCGTCGACGCGCTCCAGTTCCACTACAACTTCCCCCGCTCGGAGGAGCGCTACCGGCGCTTCCTCGACCGGATGCGCGGCCTCGCCGACGAGTTCGACGGCCCGACGTGGCTGGGCGAGTGGCAACGCGTCCGGTCACCGCCGTTCGGCCCCTGTCCGCCGAACGACGACCACACCTACCCGAACTACGCCTCGCTCGCGCCCGCGATTCGCGACTCGGGGTTCGGCAACTTCTTCTGGTCGCTGATGGTGAAGCCCGCCTACCTGCCGCCGATGCGCGGGAACGGCGTCCTCAACGGCCTGTTCCACGAGGACGGCGCCGTCTGGAGTCTGGAGGACGCCCGAGCCATCAAGGCGATGTCCGGCGACCCCTCCGTCGACGGCCTCGAAGAGCGCTCCGAGTGGCCGGAGTGGGCGGCGGGCGTCAAGGAGTTCGCCTGCCGCTGATCAGCAGTCGTCGGCGCGACGGACGTCCGCGAGTCTGTTGTTCGAGACGTCGTTTCCGCTCTCGAAGTCGAACGCCGACGGGGACGTAGACGCGGACGTCGAATCCGACGTCGAGGCGGAACCTGACGCCGCGACGACGGAGACGCCGACGAGGTTCTCCCGGACCGCGCAGTCCGCCAGTCGCGGGGTCGCGACCCCTTCGAGGAGGAATCCGTACCCGTTCCCCGTCGCTTCGACGCCGCGCACCGTCGCGCGGTCGACGTTTCGGAGGGAGACACCGACCTCCCACGCCTCGACGACGACGTTCTCGACGACCACCTCGGAGAGCGCCGACTCGCCGCCCGCCGCTATCGCCGTCGTGTCCGAGACGCCGCCGCCGACGAGGGCGTGCCCCCGACCGTCGAGCGTGACGCCGTCGGCAGCGATTCGAACCATCGCCTCGGACGCCGGGGAGACGCCGCTGACGACTCTGTCATCCGTCAGCGCGTACTCGCCCGATTCGGTGATTCGCCCGTCCTCGGGCACCGGTCTCGGAGCCATGCCGGCCGGTACGTCGGGCGAGGTTAAGGTCGCTCGGGCGGTCTCGGTGTCGTCTCCGAGAAGGGGTCGTATCCTCCCGGTTTCCGTCACCGATACCTCACCGAGAAGTGCCCACTCTCCGCCCAGCGGCTTGCCTGCAGCGGTGGATTCCCACGGCAGATCCTGACGGAAAAATATAATTATTACCAGAGAAAGTATTTTCCATGACACTACTCGACGATCTGTCGGGCTTCGAGTTCGAGGACGTGATGGAAGACGTCTTCCGAAAACTCGGCTACCAGAACGTCCGTCAGTCGGAGAAAACGGGTGACGAAGGGCGAGATATTCTGATGGAAGAGCGCGTGAACGGTCAACGACGCGGTATCGTTGTCGAATGTAAACACAAAGACCGAGTCGGTCGTCCGGTCGTCCAGAAACTCCACTCTGCGGTCACGACGTACGATTTCACCGGTCCGAAGCGCGGTATCATCGTCACAACCGGGTCGTTCACCGATCAGGCCCGCGAGTACACGCGCAAGCTCAGGGAGCGAGGCGACGGAACCGAGATACAGTTAATCGACGGTAGCGACCTCAGAGAAATGGCCGATGACGTCGGCCTCGACCTCTACAACGGCCGAATCGAGATCGTCTGTGATCAGACGCTCCGACCGATCGATCCGGCGGGCGGCGTCGACAAACCGGTGCGCGACGCGTTTCGGGACGTCGCGAACTTCGACGCTCGAACCCTCTCCACGGTCGACTCGACGGTCCGGTTCGAGCCGGTCGTTTCAGTCGACGCACGAACCGACGCGACGTTCGAGACGTCGGTCGGCGTCATCCACCGAGTGGACGAGCGGGACCGTCTGCTGCTGGACGCCAGCGGTGATGCTCCGAGCGTTGCAGACGGAACGATCCGACAACTCGTCGCGGACGGCGGCCAGCACACGGTTCGCCTCGACGACCCCCGCATCGTCGATTCGTTCAGCCGACGGACGTCCGATCACTTCGGGCAGTCGGAGACCGATTACAAGGAGTGGACCGTCGACCGCCTCCGGGCGCAGTACACGACGACCGTCGAGTACACCGGCGACAACAACGTCGACTACGAGAAGGAGTGTGAGCCGCAAGTGTCGGACGTCTCGATTCAGTCGATCGATTCGGTGTACGTCCCGCGGATACGCTCTCGGACGACGCTGAAGGAGTACGAGTATTCGTTGGAGTACTACGCCGCGGGTCCGTCGCGGTCGACGGTCGAGAACGGAATCGGCCGATGCGTCCACTGCGGCGCGACGTGGCTGAAACACACCTACTGCGACAACTGCGGAAGCATCAACTGCCGGCGTCACACCAGAACCGAACGGCTCGAAGGTGAGCCGGTCTGTACCGGCTGTGCGGTCTCCGACCGCTTCGCGCTCCGCAAGCGATTCTTCTACGACGAGGAGAATCTCGCGACCTTCCGCGAGCAGTACGAGGATCGCCCGGTACACATGAAGGCGATGGAGAACAAACCGATGGTCGCGAGCACGGTGGCGATGGTGCTCTTCGCGATGCTCTTTCTGATCTGACCCGCCCGGCCGAGGTCGACCACCCGTGCGGTTATCCGCGTCGGGTACTCAGCGTCACACGTCGATGCTGGGCTACGCCTGTATGAACCGCACGCTGCGAGAGCGCGACCCGCCGCTGCGGTGCAACCGGGGGATGCAACGGAAGACGTGGGAGTCGCGGGGACTGGAGTACGCCTCCGAACTCGCCCTCCAGAACTTCTCCGACCTGTCCGAGATACTGCGCTGGAACGTCGACCACGGCATCTACTTCTACCGCTGTACCTCCGATCTAGTTCCGTGGAACTCCCAGTTCGAGTTGACCGACCTCCCGGACTACGAGGAGATAGCCCGAATCGCCGCCGACTGCGGCCGGTTCGTTCTGGACAACGAGATGCGCTTCACGTTCCACCCGAGCCACTGGTGCAAACTCGCCAGCGAGTCGGCGGACACCGTCGAGAACTCTATTCGCGACCTCGAAGTGCACGGCTCGTGGCTCGACCTGCTCGGTCTCCCTCGAACCCCGTACTACGGTATCAACGTCCACATCGGCGCCCACTACGGCGACAAGGAGGCGACGGCCGAACGCTTCCGCGAGGCCGTGAACCGCCTTTCGCCCGCCGCCCGCGAGCGTCTGATCGTCGAGAACGACGACGAGGAGGGCCTCTGGAGCGTCCCCGAACTGGTGGAGGCGGTCGCGGAACCGCTCGGGGTGCCCGTGGTGTTCGACTACCACCACCACCAGTTCGCCAGCCGGGGGCTCACGTACCGGGAGGCCTTCGAGTCGGCCGCGCGGACGTGGGGGGACATCCGCCCCATCGCACACTACTCCGAACCCGCGCGGCTGTACGGGGAGGACGCGCGGCCGCAGGCGCACGCCGACTACGTCTCGTCGGTCCCCGATTGGCTCCTCGACGGCGCGGACGTGATGCTCGAAGCCAAGGCGAAGGAGCGGGCGCTGCTCCGCTATCG contains:
- the uvsE gene encoding UV DNA damage repair endonuclease UvsE; translated protein: MLGYACMNRTLRERDPPLRCNRGMQRKTWESRGLEYASELALQNFSDLSEILRWNVDHGIYFYRCTSDLVPWNSQFELTDLPDYEEIARIAADCGRFVLDNEMRFTFHPSHWCKLASESADTVENSIRDLEVHGSWLDLLGLPRTPYYGINVHIGAHYGDKEATAERFREAVNRLSPAARERLIVENDDEEGLWSVPELVEAVAEPLGVPVVFDYHHHQFASRGLTYREAFESAARTWGDIRPIAHYSEPARLYGEDARPQAHADYVSSVPDWLLDGADVMLEAKAKERALLRYRDGTESVAAES
- a CDS encoding glycoside hydrolase, with the translated sequence MDSEHRRREFLKISAAATGLASVGGRAAGRRVPAPDGASGGDSAPRSGPADCADGASVESAEPIDVRGAMYLPARALTFYQMWADYDEAVIERDLGYAADVNLNAVRTWPSYEFWKREPAAHERRIDHFLRAASERGISVLFSLFEGNGVWPTEENLTDDNPFTGVGVRSPGNALLADRSRWGEAERFVEWFAERYGDDDRLLAVEAMNEPHWDSRTKPFARSMFETLARNRGSVPLTVGSTSMVNNATYLDWGVDALQFHYNFPRSEERYRRFLDRMRGLADEFDGPTWLGEWQRVRSPPFGPCPPNDDHTYPNYASLAPAIRDSGFGNFFWSLMVKPAYLPPMRGNGVLNGLFHEDGAVWSLEDARAIKAMSGDPSVDGLEERSEWPEWAAGVKEFACR
- a CDS encoding restriction endonuclease, coding for MTLLDDLSGFEFEDVMEDVFRKLGYQNVRQSEKTGDEGRDILMEERVNGQRRGIVVECKHKDRVGRPVVQKLHSAVTTYDFTGPKRGIIVTTGSFTDQAREYTRKLRERGDGTEIQLIDGSDLREMADDVGLDLYNGRIEIVCDQTLRPIDPAGGVDKPVRDAFRDVANFDARTLSTVDSTVRFEPVVSVDARTDATFETSVGVIHRVDERDRLLLDASGDAPSVADGTIRQLVADGGQHTVRLDDPRIVDSFSRRTSDHFGQSETDYKEWTVDRLRAQYTTTVEYTGDNNVDYEKECEPQVSDVSIQSIDSVYVPRIRSRTTLKEYEYSLEYYAAGPSRSTVENGIGRCVHCGATWLKHTYCDNCGSINCRRHTRTERLEGEPVCTGCAVSDRFALRKRFFYDEENLATFREQYEDRPVHMKAMENKPMVASTVAMVLFAMLFLI